The Terriglobia bacterium genome has a segment encoding these proteins:
- a CDS encoding right-handed parallel beta-helix repeat-containing protein: MKRVLLLVLGTLLLALPVSASQYYVSPAGNDNNSGTSPSSPWATISKVNSFVFNGGDTVSFQGGQTFTGCLMFNSNTVQNSSASTPFTVNSYGTGMATIQSGCTGNLSAAVIADNVNGFHLNGLKIVNGFATGASSSTATGVLLENQSSTLPTQTVVVENSEITGFAPPPGSPNTGGDIVIIGDAMNGNNGPLNDVQILNNTLHGASVTAGDYVGIGGYGFGENITNVLVQGNTVYNIGGATSDPGAGIVADGWNGATIQYNLIHDIGANVTSCGGMSGIEAYTSNNVTVRFNEVYNVQPSPGFTAGCDWVGIDLDNGTSNSFVEYNYTHHNGGPGLLAHDEDANGDTWGNNTFRFNISENDQWLCSQYNSCFGVFTVAPNAPANPLYIYGNTLFQNMAGNQTQPAACFYIGYGTGVAWPSGSLIADNICNMDNYDQFGRSYFFYNPGAYTMTVSNNLYYSTHLQNWLWGGNVYSSFSQWQTAGIESNPIEGNPLFSNAGNGGTCNWSPSQTSGPQPCPSAYTLQSGSPAIAAGVTVPNNGGRDYYNNALTTPPSIGAYSPGTGSLCHTGTWCAQANLPVSPSYGSLFQTGGWAANQSNWVASIWIQGSGSIQLQALYNSTVLAETECTATSTWTQCSTPVFNTGSTGVNRFNLIGYYGGPATMYIDDTFLGPAGGSNQLQNAGFESGTSFWNIDGGGQGVYTIGQFSK, from the coding sequence ATGAAGCGGGTATTGCTGCTTGTCTTAGGAACTCTTCTTCTTGCATTGCCAGTGAGTGCAAGTCAGTATTATGTCTCGCCAGCCGGAAACGACAACAACAGCGGTACGTCTCCGTCGAGCCCATGGGCAACCATCAGCAAAGTCAATAGCTTCGTCTTTAACGGCGGCGATACTGTTTCCTTTCAAGGAGGCCAGACCTTCACGGGCTGTCTGATGTTTAATTCCAACACAGTACAAAATTCTTCAGCGTCTACTCCGTTTACCGTGAATTCCTATGGTACCGGTATGGCGACGATTCAATCAGGTTGTACAGGAAACCTTTCCGCTGCGGTGATCGCCGACAATGTGAATGGCTTTCATCTCAATGGGTTAAAAATCGTGAACGGCTTTGCGACCGGCGCCAGCAGTTCTACCGCTACCGGCGTCCTGCTGGAGAATCAAAGTTCCACTTTACCTACGCAGACCGTAGTGGTCGAGAATTCCGAGATCACCGGATTCGCGCCGCCCCCCGGCAGCCCCAATACCGGTGGTGACATTGTCATAATCGGTGACGCAATGAATGGCAATAACGGTCCGCTGAATGACGTCCAGATCCTCAACAACACGCTGCACGGGGCCAGTGTGACAGCAGGCGACTATGTCGGCATCGGAGGCTATGGATTCGGCGAGAACATCACCAATGTTCTGGTGCAGGGGAACACGGTGTATAACATCGGCGGAGCCACGTCAGATCCAGGCGCGGGCATCGTCGCGGATGGTTGGAACGGGGCTACGATTCAGTACAACCTGATCCATGACATCGGCGCGAACGTAACGTCATGCGGTGGGATGTCGGGTATCGAGGCGTATACCTCCAACAACGTCACGGTCCGGTTTAACGAGGTGTACAACGTGCAGCCCTCTCCGGGTTTCACAGCAGGATGTGATTGGGTCGGAATAGATCTGGATAACGGTACTTCGAACTCCTTTGTCGAATATAACTACACCCACCATAATGGAGGACCTGGTCTGCTGGCCCACGATGAGGACGCAAATGGAGACACTTGGGGGAATAATACATTCCGCTTCAATATTTCAGAAAATGATCAATGGTTGTGCAGCCAATACAACTCATGCTTCGGAGTATTCACGGTGGCACCGAATGCACCTGCGAACCCGCTGTACATTTATGGCAACACGCTGTTTCAAAACATGGCAGGTAATCAGACACAGCCTGCCGCATGCTTTTACATCGGGTATGGGACGGGGGTAGCATGGCCCAGTGGCTCCCTGATCGCAGACAACATCTGCAATATGGATAATTACGATCAGTTTGGTCGGTCCTACTTCTTTTACAACCCCGGCGCCTATACCATGACGGTATCAAACAATCTCTATTACTCGACCCATTTGCAAAACTGGCTCTGGGGAGGAAATGTTTATTCGAGTTTCTCACAGTGGCAAACGGCGGGAATTGAATCGAATCCCATTGAAGGCAACCCGTTGTTCAGCAATGCCGGCAATGGGGGAACGTGCAACTGGTCCCCGTCGCAGACCAGCGGACCACAGCCGTGCCCATCGGCCTACACGCTGCAATCGGGTTCGCCGGCGATTGCTGCTGGTGTGACGGTGCCGAACAATGGCGGGCGTGATTACTATAACAATGCATTGACCACTCCACCGAGCATTGGAGCGTACTCCCCTGGCACTGGTTCGTTGTGTCACACAGGGACTTGGTGCGCGCAGGCGAATCTTCCTGTCTCGCCGTCCTATGGTTCGCTCTTTCAGACGGGAGGCTGGGCTGCTAACCAAAGCAACTGGGTTGCCAGCATTTGGATTCAAGGTTCTGGGTCAATTCAGTTGCAAGCTTTATACAACAGCACTGTTTTGGCGGAAACGGAGTGTACAGCGACTTCAACCTGGACACAGTGCAGCACGCCAGTCTTCAACACGGGCAGCACTGGCGTGAATCGGTTTAACTTAATCGGCTATTACGGCGGACCTGCCACAATGTACATCGATGACACTTTCTTGGGGCCCGCAGGGGGAAGCAATCAATTGCAGAATGCCGGCTTTGAAAGCGGAACCTCTTTTTGGAACATCGACGGCGGTGGTCAGGGAGTCTACACCATTGGTCAATTCAGCAAGTAG
- a CDS encoding CHAT domain-containing protein, translating into MPKKTIILVSWLAILFAPVGAIGQASTDGQFKAQIEKAKSLRDAGSSDEAKKIYESVLPPLRAQAASPELVDTLNNLSDIATMAGEYSRAVRLSRESAAACQKMHDKNCEALAHDDAGLALSNAGNYPEAAAELDLALKLTAETGNAQTAVLILNNLGIVYYYQAKYSEALRTYESALQYVEKSRTESWSATWRQFTLLNLATLYQRLGNDQRAINTYNDVLAHPEAITPRDLGHINANIGALYRRLGDGNQALQFYGYADEYYAKEKDVDGELGVLMNSGIVLALELERLPDALKKFDQVRALAEKTNNQREAMQALLYRGETLDSMDKLPEAEKEFNAALAEADKLGTVEEQWKAVNALGKIALKRGQRDLAETKFRDAIQRIESMRSQLQLSRLKADFLADKRDVYDALIKLLLERNDAAAAFEFMERSRARVFQDRFFGNKLSPGALTLHSIQARLDPQTALVEFWAGAEGVAAVWVTRETVGISQRHFSATEMNALQRLVTGLPDNLSNDWQKDFQKISAMLPKDIAPFAQDRYSHVLIVPDGFLSLLPVELLPTSSGQFLLETRDVTYMPSAVLLLRGAMQKASATRLPWQQQLVGFGDPAVIGGGESSLTSAPRGEVAGSLPASGQEIRGIARMSAGRTKLFLGADDRKQMFFESAHSGAALLHVSTHAVADMDDPERSRLLFSPDEPGQPNNYLFLKELYDLDLRGTNLATLSACDTERGRLVPGEGIQAFSRALLAAGSRSALTTLWRVPDGPTSQFMQHFYFYLLKKHQSKAEALRLTKLEFLHSGTELSHPRYWAAFVLNGDGAEPVPRFIPWQVLAIPVPIIALAVFIYFRVRRKKKLVAKPA; encoded by the coding sequence GTGCCAAAGAAAACCATCATCCTTGTCTCTTGGCTGGCAATCTTGTTTGCCCCAGTCGGCGCCATTGGACAGGCATCGACGGATGGACAATTCAAGGCGCAGATTGAGAAGGCCAAATCTTTGCGTGACGCCGGATCTTCTGACGAAGCGAAAAAAATTTATGAATCCGTGCTGCCGCCCCTGCGCGCACAAGCAGCAAGCCCCGAACTGGTTGACACGCTCAACAACCTCAGCGACATCGCAACCATGGCTGGCGAATATTCCCGCGCCGTGCGGCTTTCCCGCGAGAGCGCTGCTGCCTGCCAGAAGATGCACGATAAAAACTGTGAAGCGCTGGCCCATGACGATGCCGGCCTGGCTCTCTCCAACGCGGGGAATTATCCGGAAGCCGCAGCCGAACTCGATCTGGCATTGAAGCTGACGGCGGAAACCGGGAACGCGCAAACGGCAGTGCTGATCCTGAACAATCTCGGCATTGTGTATTACTACCAGGCAAAATATTCTGAGGCGCTGCGGACGTACGAATCTGCGCTGCAATACGTGGAGAAATCCCGTACCGAATCCTGGAGCGCAACATGGCGGCAGTTCACGCTGCTGAATCTGGCAACTCTTTATCAACGGCTGGGAAACGACCAGCGCGCCATCAACACTTATAACGATGTTCTGGCCCATCCGGAAGCTATTACGCCGCGCGATCTTGGCCATATTAATGCCAATATTGGAGCACTTTACCGGCGCCTGGGCGATGGGAACCAAGCTCTCCAGTTCTACGGCTATGCCGATGAGTATTACGCGAAAGAAAAAGATGTCGATGGCGAACTGGGAGTGTTAATGAACAGCGGCATCGTTCTTGCGCTGGAGCTCGAACGATTGCCGGACGCGCTGAAGAAATTTGATCAAGTGCGCGCGCTGGCCGAAAAAACCAATAACCAGCGTGAAGCCATGCAGGCGTTGCTTTATCGCGGCGAGACACTTGATAGCATGGATAAACTGCCGGAAGCTGAAAAGGAATTCAACGCAGCACTGGCAGAGGCGGACAAGCTGGGCACCGTGGAGGAGCAGTGGAAAGCCGTGAACGCGCTGGGCAAGATCGCGCTGAAGCGCGGCCAACGTGACTTGGCGGAAACGAAATTCCGCGATGCTATCCAGCGGATTGAAAGCATGCGCTCGCAGTTGCAGCTCTCGCGGTTGAAGGCGGATTTTCTGGCCGATAAGCGCGATGTTTACGACGCACTGATCAAGCTTCTGTTGGAACGCAACGATGCCGCCGCGGCGTTTGAGTTCATGGAGCGTAGCCGCGCCCGAGTTTTTCAGGATAGATTTTTTGGTAACAAACTTTCGCCCGGCGCTCTCACGCTCCACTCCATCCAGGCGCGACTCGATCCGCAGACCGCGCTTGTTGAATTCTGGGCCGGCGCGGAAGGCGTGGCCGCGGTGTGGGTCACGCGCGAAACGGTCGGCATTTCACAACGCCATTTTTCCGCCACTGAAATGAATGCGCTGCAGCGCCTAGTTACAGGGCTTCCTGACAATCTGAGCAATGACTGGCAGAAAGATTTTCAGAAGATCAGCGCTATGCTGCCCAAGGACATTGCGCCTTTTGCTCAAGACCGTTACTCGCATGTGCTGATCGTTCCTGATGGTTTCCTCAGTCTGCTGCCCGTCGAACTGTTGCCGACATCTTCAGGACAGTTCTTGCTTGAAACGCGTGACGTCACATACATGCCCAGCGCCGTCCTGCTGCTGCGCGGCGCGATGCAAAAAGCTTCTGCCACGCGCTTGCCGTGGCAGCAACAACTCGTGGGCTTTGGCGATCCCGCGGTGATCGGAGGCGGTGAAAGCTCGCTCACCAGTGCTCCTCGCGGAGAGGTAGCAGGATCGCTTCCTGCATCTGGCCAGGAAATTCGCGGTATTGCCCGCATGAGCGCCGGTCGAACAAAACTTTTTCTTGGGGCCGATGACCGCAAGCAGATGTTCTTTGAGTCCGCGCATTCCGGCGCTGCACTGCTGCATGTGAGCACGCACGCTGTGGCGGACATGGATGACCCTGAGCGCTCGCGCCTGCTATTCTCGCCGGACGAACCCGGCCAGCCGAACAATTATTTATTTCTCAAAGAGCTTTACGATCTCGACCTTCGCGGCACCAACCTGGCTACGCTTTCCGCCTGTGATACCGAACGCGGACGGCTTGTCCCGGGCGAGGGAATTCAGGCCTTCAGCCGCGCACTGCTGGCTGCCGGATCGCGCTCCGCCCTGACCACGCTGTGGCGCGTTCCAGACGGGCCGACATCACAATTCATGCAGCACTTCTATTTCTATCTGTTGAAAAAGCATCAATCCAAAGCAGAAGCGCTGCGGCTCACCAAGCTGGAGTTTCTGCATTCCGGGACCGAGCTTAGCCATCCGCGATACTGGGCTGCGTTTGTGCTCAATGGCGATGGTGCGGAGCCCGTTCCCCGATTCATTCCCTGGCAGGTGCTGGCGATCCCTGTTCCGATCATTGCTCTTGCCGTGTTCATCTACTTTCGTGTGCGGCGGAAGAAAAAACTCGTTGCGAAACCCGCTTAA
- a CDS encoding FKBP-type peptidyl-prolyl cis-trans isomerase, translated as MQRATLILLLILSIAMLAQTKKPAKAADKKDGPTAVTGKPTTTPSGLEYWDIKKGTGKLAEKGKKVSVHYTGWLTDGKEFDSSRDRGEPIDFNLGTGQVIKGWDEGIAGMKVGGKRQLKIPPALGYGARGFGSSIPPNATLVFDVELMDVK; from the coding sequence ATGCAGAGAGCCACCCTGATCCTTTTGCTAATCCTGTCGATTGCCATGCTCGCCCAAACCAAAAAGCCCGCCAAAGCCGCCGACAAGAAGGACGGTCCCACCGCCGTTACCGGCAAACCCACTACCACGCCAAGCGGGCTGGAATACTGGGACATCAAGAAAGGCACGGGCAAACTGGCAGAAAAAGGGAAAAAGGTAAGCGTGCATTACACCGGCTGGCTCACCGACGGCAAAGAATTTGATAGCTCGCGCGACAGGGGCGAGCCCATTGATTTTAATCTGGGTACAGGCCAGGTCATTAAAGGCTGGGACGAAGGCATTGCGGGGATGAAGGTCGGAGGCAAGCGCCAACTGAAAATTCCACCGGCGCTGGGCTACGGCGCGCGCGGGTTTGGCTCTTCCATCCCGCCTAACGCCACTTTGGTGTTCGATGTTGAGCTGATGGATGTGAAATAA
- a CDS encoding RNA polymerase sigma factor, translating to MAAQSTSVASMYPGATEAARDEAIAIIPQMGWQELTDEALIARYRAEAGQAQAEQYLNELFRRHHVKVARWCLSVTGDRESAADLAQEICVKAYQNLSYFKGQSKFSTWLYSITRNHCLNAVRSRASAPQTDSDELVMDTLPDVKDSPLAAVERKQQADIARQLINETLEETEKAVFTMHFGEELPLDVITRMLNLTNASGAKAFLVSAKRKLDKAAKRWQARA from the coding sequence GTGGCAGCGCAATCGACATCTGTGGCTTCAATGTATCCGGGGGCAACGGAAGCAGCCAGGGACGAGGCAATTGCTATAATCCCGCAAATGGGCTGGCAGGAGCTTACGGACGAGGCGCTGATCGCCCGGTACCGCGCGGAAGCCGGCCAGGCACAAGCGGAACAGTACCTGAATGAGCTGTTTCGGCGGCACCACGTAAAGGTGGCGCGCTGGTGTTTGTCGGTCACGGGAGACCGTGAGTCGGCGGCTGATTTGGCGCAGGAAATCTGCGTAAAAGCCTACCAGAACCTCTCTTACTTTAAAGGTCAATCCAAGTTTTCAACCTGGCTCTATTCCATTACCCGCAATCACTGCCTCAATGCAGTAAGGTCCAGAGCGAGCGCCCCGCAAACGGACTCTGACGAACTGGTAATGGACACGCTGCCGGACGTTAAAGACAGCCCACTGGCGGCGGTGGAGCGGAAGCAACAGGCCGACATTGCGCGGCAGCTAATTAATGAGACGCTGGAAGAAACCGAGAAAGCCGTTTTTACCATGCACTTTGGGGAAGAGCTTCCGCTGGACGTGATTACGCGCATGCTCAACCTGACGAACGCCAGCGGAGCGAAAGCTTTCCTGGTAAGCGCCAAGAGAAAACTGGATAAAGCAGCAAAACGCTGGCAGGCAAGAGCATAA
- a CDS encoding error-prone DNA polymerase, giving the protein MKYVELHTRSAFSFLEGASVPEELTNMGAAMNMPAMALLDRNGFYGSPRFHMSAKKLRIKAHIGVEISIKDENGGPSEHRFSESSFAESGLAGRRKQSQEPTEIRPVYYPLLCESRIGYQNLCRLLTRTKLRVPKHAESWATLEELEEHAAGTICLTGDEDGPLARALENDGKDAGRKLLERLTAIFGPKNIYVELQRHLERHQEARNHAAVELARELKLPIVATNGVCYATAADREILDVFTCIKNKRQLVTAGRLLCRNAERRLRTPEQMARLFADLPEAIANTVELSQRLEFSLENLGYQFPQYPVPEGGQEIDFLWAQTMKGAGDRYKPITERVSRQLEKELALIGKLKLAGYFLIVWDIVRFCRENGILVQGRGSAANSAVCYALGITAIDPVGMDLLFERFLSEERGEWPDIDLDLPSGDEREKAIQYVYKRYGELGAAMTANVCTYRGRLAEREVGKVFGFDTETLNKLSGLVGGWEWRGPEDTFDRHFTNAGLDLTQDRISKYLDLCVRVQDLPRHLSQHSGGMVVCQGQLDSVVPLEPATMPGRVVVQWDKDDCADLGIVKVDLLGLGMMAVLKDSIGLIQDHYHEEVDLAHLPQDCPDIYGVIQRADTIGMFQIESRAQMSSLPRNNPKKFYDLVTQVALIRPGPITGQMTSPYLRRRQGKEAVSYPHPSLEPVLERTLGVPLFQEQLLKMAMICANFTGGEAEDLRRALGHKRSEKRMKEIEVKLRAGMTQNGVPPKAQDDIVQFISSFALYGFPESHSASFALIAYASAFLKVRYLAAFTAALLNNQPMGFYSPATLVKDAQRHGLKVRPIDVNCSEWNCTLENEENTATCSTLIASARQVSGHDVSRAVKMPSSPGALAPAKAIALRIGLRYVRGLQQAAAEALIEERRQRPFTSTEDLALRVPQLSRANLAMLARIGALNHINPNTEMHRRDALWQIEKAARKVGPLLENVIEPDAASPLRKMEIEERLVADYHGTGMTVGPHPMAYQRSALRRMGILSAAELRESPHGKQAVVAGSVITRQRPGTAKGLIFITLEDETGNSNIIVMPDLYSSDPLVVLHERFLKVKGVVQNQDGIVHLKAQKIMPLKVTAAEMQSHDFH; this is encoded by the coding sequence ATGAAATATGTGGAACTGCATACCCGCTCAGCCTTTTCATTTCTGGAGGGAGCGTCTGTTCCGGAGGAGCTGACGAATATGGGCGCGGCCATGAACATGCCAGCCATGGCGCTGCTGGACCGCAATGGATTTTACGGGTCGCCGCGATTTCATATGAGCGCGAAAAAACTTCGCATAAAGGCCCATATTGGGGTGGAAATTTCGATCAAGGATGAAAACGGCGGTCCCTCAGAACACCGTTTCTCAGAATCAAGCTTCGCAGAATCAGGTCTGGCGGGACGAAGAAAACAAAGCCAAGAGCCAACAGAAATCAGACCTGTCTATTACCCATTGCTGTGCGAATCGCGTATCGGCTACCAGAACCTCTGCCGGTTGCTGACTCGCACCAAGCTGCGTGTGCCCAAGCATGCCGAATCCTGGGCGACGCTGGAAGAACTGGAAGAGCATGCCGCAGGGACAATCTGCCTGACCGGCGATGAAGACGGTCCGCTGGCCCGGGCGCTGGAGAATGACGGCAAAGACGCTGGACGCAAGCTGCTGGAAAGGCTGACGGCGATCTTCGGGCCAAAGAATATTTATGTGGAGTTGCAGCGTCATCTGGAGCGCCATCAGGAAGCTCGCAACCATGCGGCGGTGGAACTGGCGCGGGAATTGAAGCTGCCTATCGTGGCCACCAACGGCGTTTGCTATGCCACGGCAGCCGACCGCGAGATTCTGGACGTATTCACCTGCATCAAGAACAAACGGCAACTGGTGACGGCTGGGCGGCTGCTGTGCCGCAATGCGGAGCGCCGCCTGCGCACGCCGGAGCAGATGGCTCGGTTATTTGCCGATCTGCCTGAGGCCATTGCCAACACGGTTGAGCTTTCACAGCGGCTGGAATTTTCGCTGGAAAATCTTGGCTACCAGTTTCCCCAATATCCCGTGCCGGAGGGCGGACAGGAAATTGATTTTCTGTGGGCGCAGACCATGAAGGGCGCTGGCGATCGCTACAAGCCGATTACGGAACGCGTAAGCCGGCAGTTAGAGAAAGAGCTGGCGCTGATCGGCAAGCTCAAGCTTGCGGGATATTTTTTGATCGTGTGGGACATTGTGCGCTTCTGCCGCGAGAACGGAATCCTGGTGCAGGGAAGAGGCTCAGCGGCGAACAGCGCAGTGTGTTATGCGCTGGGAATTACCGCCATCGATCCAGTGGGGATGGACTTACTCTTTGAAAGGTTTCTTTCAGAAGAGCGCGGCGAGTGGCCTGACATCGATCTGGATCTGCCGAGTGGCGACGAGCGCGAGAAGGCGATCCAGTACGTTTACAAGCGCTATGGCGAGCTGGGCGCGGCGATGACAGCGAATGTCTGCACTTACAGAGGACGGCTGGCGGAGCGCGAGGTGGGAAAAGTTTTTGGCTTCGATACCGAGACCCTGAACAAGCTTTCCGGACTGGTGGGTGGCTGGGAGTGGCGCGGTCCGGAAGACACATTTGATCGGCACTTCACCAATGCTGGACTGGACCTGACACAGGACCGCATTTCCAAATATCTTGACCTGTGCGTGCGCGTGCAGGACCTGCCGCGACATTTGAGCCAGCATTCCGGCGGGATGGTGGTGTGCCAGGGTCAGCTTGATTCCGTCGTTCCGCTGGAGCCGGCCACCATGCCCGGGCGCGTGGTGGTGCAGTGGGACAAGGATGATTGCGCCGACCTGGGAATCGTCAAAGTTGACCTGCTGGGGCTGGGGATGATGGCAGTGCTAAAAGATTCAATCGGCTTGATCCAGGACCACTATCACGAAGAAGTGGATCTGGCGCATTTGCCGCAGGATTGTCCGGACATTTATGGGGTAATCCAGCGGGCGGACACGATTGGCATGTTCCAGATTGAGAGTCGCGCACAGATGTCGTCACTGCCGCGGAATAATCCCAAAAAGTTTTATGACCTGGTAACGCAGGTGGCATTGATTCGTCCGGGGCCGATCACGGGGCAGATGACCAGCCCGTATCTGCGGCGCAGACAAGGGAAGGAAGCGGTGAGCTATCCGCATCCATCGCTGGAGCCTGTGCTGGAGCGGACGCTGGGGGTGCCGCTGTTTCAGGAACAGCTTTTGAAGATGGCGATGATCTGCGCCAACTTTACTGGAGGCGAGGCGGAAGATCTGCGCCGTGCGCTGGGACACAAACGGTCAGAAAAGCGGATGAAAGAAATTGAAGTAAAGCTGCGCGCGGGGATGACGCAGAACGGAGTCCCACCAAAAGCGCAGGACGATATTGTGCAGTTTATCAGCTCATTTGCGCTGTACGGATTTCCGGAGTCGCATTCGGCCAGCTTTGCGCTGATTGCCTACGCCAGCGCATTTCTGAAAGTGCGATACCTGGCGGCATTCACAGCGGCACTGCTCAACAACCAGCCGATGGGATTCTATTCGCCTGCAACCCTGGTGAAAGACGCGCAGCGGCACGGGCTGAAAGTGCGCCCAATCGACGTAAACTGCTCAGAGTGGAATTGCACGCTGGAGAATGAGGAGAACACTGCGACTTGTTCCACACTCATTGCGTCGGCAAGACAAGTGTCAGGGCACGACGTTAGTCGTGCCGTAAAAATGCCTTCTAGCCCTGGGGCTTTAGCCCCTGCCAAAGCCATTGCTTTGCGGATCGGCCTGCGCTACGTGCGCGGGCTGCAACAAGCGGCGGCAGAAGCGCTGATCGAGGAACGCAGGCAAAGACCATTTACATCGACCGAAGACCTGGCGTTGCGTGTTCCGCAACTGAGCCGCGCGAATCTGGCGATGCTGGCGAGGATCGGCGCGTTGAACCACATAAATCCTAATACAGAAATGCATCGGCGGGATGCGCTGTGGCAAATTGAAAAGGCTGCGCGTAAAGTGGGACCGCTGCTGGAGAACGTGATCGAGCCTGACGCGGCATCACCTCTGCGTAAGATGGAGATTGAAGAACGGCTGGTGGCGGATTATCACGGAACCGGCATGACAGTGGGACCTCACCCCATGGCGTATCAGCGGAGCGCGTTGCGGCGCATGGGAATACTTTCCGCCGCGGAGCTGCGAGAGTCGCCGCACGGAAAACAAGCAGTGGTTGCGGGAAGCGTAATCACACGGCAGAGACCAGGAACCGCCAAAGGGCTGATCTTTATCACGCTGGAAGATGAAACCGGCAACTCCAATATTATTGTTATGCCCGACCTTTACAGCAGCGATCCGCTGGTAGTGCTGCATGAGCGTTTTCTCAAGGTGAAGGGCGTGGTCCAGAACCAGGATGGCATTGTGCATCTGAAAGCGCAGAAAATTATGCCGCTGAAAGTGACGGCGGCAGAGATGCAGTCGCACGATTTTCACTGA